The DNA sequence ATCGTTCCGGTGTCGGTGGTGCCGGTGAACTGCACTGCGTCCGTGGACTGCGATGGGTCCGTGGACTGCGATGGCGGTCTGAAGAGAAAATCCTCCATCGCAACAACAACCCCCGCGAGTTCAGAAGGCGGATCGTGACGCAGCGACCGCATGATCTCTGCGATCCGATCAAGGTCGTCGACCCGCAGCGAGTACTGACCAGTTCTGTGGACGCCGTGGAGTTCGAACAGCTCGTCAAGGCGCTGGGCGAGTGTTCGGCTGGACCGGGCGAGATCGTCTGCCAGCACGCAGAGTGCCACGGCGGCGCTGATGCCGTCCTTGTCCCGGACGGCCTCCGGGTCCACACAGTGGCCGATGGCTTCTTCGTAGGCGTACACGAGTCCCTCGCCTGCACGGACCAGCCATTTGAAGCCTGTGAGGGTGGTCGCATGGCGTGCACCCGCGGCCGCGGCGATCTTGCTCAGCAGGCTGCCGGAGACGATCGTGCTGGCAACCAGCGGGCTGCTCCCGGTTCCGGCCACGGTGTTCCGGGAAGCGAGGATGTCGGCGCCGAGGAGCGCGCCCGTTTCATCGCCGGTCAACATCCGCCACGAGCCCTCGACCAGGGCCCCGACCGCGCAGCGATCAGCGTCCGGATCGAGAGCGATGGCCAGGTCGGCGTCGATGTCATCGGCGAGGTCCAGCAGGAGATCCGCAGCTCCGGGTTCTTCCGGGTTGGGGAAAGTCGCAGTCGGGAAGTCGGGGTCAGGGTGTTGTTGTTCGGGCACCACAACGACTTTCGTGAAACCGGCCCGACGCAGGGCTTCGACCGCGAGTTTGCCACCCACACCGTGCATGGCGGTCAACGCGACCTTGAGATCGCTGCGCCGCGTGCCGAAGCGCGACCCGAGGCGGGCCAGGTACCTCTCGGTGTTCGCGTCGGCGCGGGAGTCCGGGTCCACCGGGAGACGGGCGATCGAGCTTGCGGCGCCGGTGTGGCCGATGAGCTGCTCGATCTCGTTGTCGGCGGGCGGGACCAGTTGGGCGCCACCGTCGAGGTACACCTTGTAGCCGTTGTCGGCGGGTGGGTTGTGCGATGCGGTGATCTGGATCCCCGCGGCCGCGCCGAGATCGCGAACGGCGAAGGCGACCAGGGGCGTTGGGCCGGGATCGGGGAGCGCAACGACATCAAAACCCTGTGCGGCAAGCACTTCGGTTGTCGCGTGGAAGAACTGCTCGGATCCGTGCCGGGCATCGCGGCCGACCACAACCGCGGCGCCGCGATGGCCATGGTCGATGAGCCATTGCCCGACGCCTGCCGTCGCCTTCGTGACCACTGCGACATTCATCCCCATCGGTCCCGCGCGAACCGGGCCGCGCAGTCCTGCGGTGCCGAAATGCAATGTGTCCGAGAAGCGCTCGGCAATCGAATCGGAGTCGAGGGTCTGCAGTTCGCGGCTGGTGGCCGGGTCCGGGTCTGCGTCGATCCAGGCCTGCACCTTGTCGAGGTGGCTCATCTGACGATCAGATCTTCTCGATCACCTGGGCCAGGAGGTGACCCATCCGTGTCGCCGATGCACGGCCGACCTCGAGCACCTCCTCATGGTCGAGGGGCTCTCCGGTGATCCCTGCTGCGAGGTTGGTGACCAGAGAAATGCCGAGTACCTCGAGCTTTTCCGCTCGGGCCGCGATGGTCTCGTGAACGGTGGACATCCCGACAAGATCTGCACCGATGACCCGCAGCATGTTGATCTCGGCGGGTGTCTCGTAGTGCGGCCCGGGAAGCCCCGCGTAAACACCCTCGGCGAGAGAGGGATCGACGGATTGCGCGATCCCGCGGAGCCTCGGCGAATAGGCGTTGACCAGATCCACGAACTGCGCGCCGACCAGCGGCGAGCGGCCCGTGAGGTTGAGGTGATCGCTGATCAGAACCGGTTGACCGACGGTCATGTCGGAGCGCAGTCCACCGGCGGCGTTGGTGAGCACAAGGGTTCGGACACCGGCAGCCGCGGCGGTCCGGACGGCATGAACGACATTCGCGAGGGGATGGCCCTCGTAGGCGTGTGTTCTGCCGAGCAACACCAGAACCGATTTGCCGCCGATGTGCAACGAATGAACGGTGCCCGAATGACCTTCGGCGCTGGGAGGGGTGAAGCCGGGCAGCGTCGCCATCGGGATGCTGGTCTCTGCCGCGCCGAGCGCGTCGGCGGCCGGCGCCCACCCCGAGCCGAGGACCACCGCCACATCGTGGTTGTCGAGGCCGCTCTGCTGCGCGATGGCAGCAGCCGCGGTCTGAGCACTTGCCCTGGGATCGGTCGAGGGGTCCACATCTGCGCCGTCGATTGCCATGGGCTCAACCCTAAGGCGATATGGTCACCGCATGCCGTATGTGACCACCGCCGACGTCGTGCACACCCTTCACCTGGGCGCCGGCGAGACCGAGGCCAGCGAGGCCAATCCCGAGAACCGGTTCACCATGGACTGGCTGGACGCCGTCAACGGCCTGCTCGACGAGGTTGCTGCCGCCACTCCCGGTGCGCTGGTCATCACCGGTGCGGGCAAGTTCTTCTCGAACGGATTGGACGTGGACTACATCGGTGCCAACGCCGACAAACTCCCCGCGTACCTCGACCGCGTGCACGCTCTCTACGTACGAGTGCTCACTTTCCCGCAGCCCACGGTCGCAGCCATCAACGGCCACGCGTTCGGGGCCGGCGCGATGCTGGCACTGTGCGCCGACCACCGCATCATGCGCACCGAACGGGGGTTCTGGTCGCTACCCGAGGTGCTTCTCGGGATGCCGTTCACCGTGGGGATGGCGTCGCTGCTGCGGACCCGACTGCCCGATGCGACGGCCATCGAGGCCATGACCACCGGACGTCGGTACGGCGCACTCGATGCCGCGGAGGCAGGCATCGTCGAACAGACCGCTGCCATCGACGACCTGCTCACGGAGGCATCGGGTGTCGCGGCCGGACGTGCCACCGTGGCCGGGCCCACACTCGCCGTGATCAAGCAGGGACTTCGTGCGCCACTGTTGACCGACCTCGAGCGCCCCACCCCGGCATCGTTGATTGGCTAACTCCGTTCGGACCACGGTGGCCACGGGTGAGAGAATGGCCTGATGGCGGAGATCGAGAAACGAGCTGACCGTGCGGTGCGCGCGGTTGCCGGCGACCTCGTCGAGTTGTCCCATTCACTCCACGCCGAGCCCGAATTGGCGTTTGCCGAGCACCGCAGCGTGTCAAAGATCACCGATCTGCTCGACGATCACGGCTTCATCGTCGACGTCGGTGTGGCCGATCTGCCCACAGCCTTCACGGCCACTTACGGCTCAGGGGACCTCGTTGTCGGGCTGTGTGCCGAGTACGACGCGCTGCCCGGAATCGGCCATGCGTGCGGTCACAACGTGATCGCGGCCGCTGCGGTGGGAGCCGCGCGCGGCCTCGCCGAGATCGCGGACGAGCTCGGCATCACCGTGCTGGTACTCGGTACTCCTGCCGAGGAGACCGGTGGCGGCAAGATCACCATGGCCGAGGCCGGTGTTTTCGACTCGGTGGCAATGGCTTTGATGGTCCATCCCGGGACTGCGGACGAAGTGGCCTGCAGCTCATTGGCATTGGCGGATCTTGCGATCCGCTACACGGGTGTCGAGTCGCATGCCTCTGCCGCGCCCGAACGTGGGCGCAACGCTGCGGATGCGGCCACGATCGCTCAGGTGTCCTTGGGGTTGCTGCGTCAGCACCTGCGTCGGGGACAGCAGCTGCACGGCATGATCAGTGTCGGGGGCAGCGCCCCGAACATCGTTGCCGGACACAGTGAGTTGTTGTATTACCTGCGTGCTCGAGACGAGGCGTCGCTGCTGGATCTGAGTGAGCGCGCCGAAGGTTGTTTCGCAGCCGGGGCCATCGCCACCGGTTGTACTCATGAGGTGTCCACCGTGTCGCCGACCTACCTCGAACTGAGGCACGACCCGCGCCTGCTCGGCGCGTACCGCGACGCGATCACCGATCTCGGTCGTGAGGTGCTGCCTCCTTCCGTCGAAGGTGTTCGGCCACTGGGTAGTACGGATATGGGCAACATCAGTCACATGCTGCCGTCGATTCACCCCCTGATCGGTATCGACAGCGATGGGGCCCGGACCCACGAGGTGGAGTTCGCCGCCGCGGCGGCGTCGGCATCGGCAGACCAGGCAGTGGTCGATGGGGCAATGGCGCTAACGCGCACCGCGGCAACGGCGGCGCTCGACGGCCGGTGGCGCGACGAGCTGCTGGAGGCGCATGAGAGACGGATCGGTCAGAGACCGCAGATGATGAGCAAATCGCAGATCGTGGGCAATCGATGATGAGTGTGTATTCGACATGAGTGGGCAGAGAGTGGATTCGGAACGTTTCCTCAAAGAGCTGGACAGCTGGCTGGCGCAGAACAGTGCGCAGCTGGTGGCGTGGCGTCGTGATTTCCACACCAACCCCGAACTGTCCCGGGGTGAATTGCGGACCACTCGAGTGGTGTTCGACGAGTTGACCAGCGCAGGTCTCTCGCCGCGCATCCTGCCTCAGGGAACCGGCGTCGTGTGCGATCTCGGGCGGCGGGCCCGCTGGTGGGGCTCCGCGCGGACATGGACGCCCTGCCCATCGCCGAACGCACCGGGCAACCGTTCGCCTCCACGGTGGAGGGGGTGTCCCATGCGTGTGGTCACGACGGGCACACCGCCATCCTGCTGGGCGTCGGTAAGGCGCTCGCCTCGATGGACGATCTGCCGATCGGAGTGCGGCTGGTGTTCCAGGCCGCCGAAGAGGTGATGCCCGGCGGTGCGGTGGATGCGGTCGCTGCCGGTGTCACCCGGGGCGTCAGCCAGTTCTTTGCCCTGCACTGCGACCCCAAGCTCGAAGTGGGCAAGGTCGGGTTGAGGCCAGGGGCCATCACGTCGGCGGCCGATCACGTCGAGCTGGTGTTGCATTCGCCGGGCGGGCACACCTCGCGCCCACACCTGACCGCTGACCTCGTCTATGCGATGGGAACCGTGATCACCGGCCTGCCGGGGGTGCTGTCGCGGCGTATCGACCCACGAACCAGCACGGTGATGGTGTGGGGGTCTGCGCATGCCGGCGACGCGCCGAACGCGATACCGCAGGAAGGCCGGTTGCGCGGCACCGTTCGCACCGGTGACCACGCGACGTGGGCGTTGCTGGAGCCGATGGTGCGCGAGATCATCTCGGGACTGCTCGCTCCGCTCAGCGTTCGGTACGACCTGGTCTACAAACGAGGTGTTCCCCCGGTGGTCAACGACCCGATGTCCACTGAAATGTTGCGGCAATCGGTGATGAACATCGGTCCCGAGGCATTGGCCGAGACCGCTCAATCCGGTGGCGGCGAGGACTTTTCGTGGTACCTGGAGAACGTTCCGGGCGCCATGGCCCGACTAGGGGTCTGGAGCGGGCACGGGCCGCAGACAGATCTGCACCAGCCGAACTTCGATCTCGACGAGCGGGCCCTGGCCATCGGCGTTCGGGCGCTGGCCGGAGTGGTACTTGCTGCCGGCCAGACCATGCGCTGACGTCGCCGGCTCCGGGCGTCTCTACTCGGGTCCTGGACCCACGTTCCGGGACTCGCGAAGTCGCAGCTGGTGAACGTAATCGCTTGGCGCGCCCGCAATTTCGGCGGCTTCGGCCATCACGCCCAGATAGCGGGCCGAGGGCAGTCCACCTTCGAAGGCGTCGAGGACGTACAGCCATGCCAACACGGGGCCGTCGGCGGTGTCGACACGTGCCCGGATCTTGCGATGTATGCCGAGTTCGGAGCCTTCCCAACGGTCGAGGCTGGACTCGTCGTCCTCGGTCACGTCGTAGAGCACCACGAACACGCGAGCGTCGGGGTCGTCGCGGTCTTCGGTGACTGTTGCCAGCGCGCCTTCCCAGCCGATGTCGCCGCCGCCGAAGGTGAGCCGCCAGCCCGTCAGCCATCCGGTACCCGCCATCGGCGAGTGGGGAGCACGCTCCAGCATCTGCTCGGGGTGCATGTTCGAGCCGTATGCGGCGTAGATGGGCACGGGGAGGAGCCTAGATGGTCATCCGCCCATCGGGAAAGCAGGACTGCAGATCGACTAGATTCGTTACGTGGCAGCCCGCCGCTCGGGGCACCCGACATCTCCAGGGAGTTGAGCTGAATTGACCAAGATCGTGATCATCGGCGGCGGACCCGCCGGCTACGAGTCGGCGCTTGCCGCTGCCAGCTACGGGGCCGACATCACTGTGGTCGACAGCGACGGCATCGGTGGTGCCTGCGTGCTCTGGGACTGTGTTCCGTCGAAGACCTTCATCGCGTCCGCCGGCATCCGCACCGAGGTCCGCCGGGCCGTCGACCTGGGCATCAACCTTCGTTACGACGGCGCACTCGTGTCGCTGCCGCAGATCCACCAGCGGGTGCGTGACCTCGCATTCGCGCAGTCGTCCGACATCCGGTCGCGGCTGCTGACCGAGGGCGTCCGGATCATCGCAGGGCGCGCGAAGCTCGGAGAGCAGGAGTCGGGACGAGGCCGGCACCGCGTGATCGCGACAACGATCAACCCGGACGGATCCGACGGCGCCGAGGAAGTCCTGGACGCGGATGTGGTGTTGATCGCAACCGGCGCGTCGCCGCGGGTGCTGCCCGACGCGCAGCCCGACGGCGAGCGCATTCTCACATGGCGCCAGATGTACGACCTGAACGAATTCCCGGAGCACCTCGTGGTGGTCGGTTCGGGTGTCACCGGTGCCGAGTTCGTCCACGCCTATACCGAGCTGGGCGTTCCCGTCACGATGGTGTCCAGCCGCGACCGGGTGTTGCCCGGCGAAGACGAAGACGCTGCTCTTGTGCTCGAGGACGTGTTGGCCGAGCGCGGCGTGAAGCTGGTCAAGCACGCGCGCGCCGACAAGGTCGAACGCACGGCTGACGGGATCAAGGTGATCTTGTCCGACGGCCGGACGGTGGAGGGGTCGCACTGCTTGATGACGGTGGGCTCGGTGCCCAACACCGACCACCTCGGCCTCGAGGCCGTCGGAATCGAACTCGCCAAAGGCGGCTACCTCCAGGTGGACCGGGTATCGCGGACCGGTGTGCCTGGGATCTACGCGGCCGGCGACTGCACGGGTCTGTTGCCGCTGGCGTCCGTTGCCGCCATGCAGGGCCGTATCGCGATGTACCACGCACTCGGTGAGGGCGTCACGCCCATCAAGCTCAAGACCGTCGCCTCGGCCATCTTCACACGCCCGGAGATCGCGACCGTCGGGGTGAGCCAGCAGGCGATCGACTCGGGGGAGTACCCCGCTCGCACCGTGATGCTGCCGTTGGCCACCAACCCGCGCGCGAAGATGAGCGGGTTGCGGCGCGGATTCGTGAAGATCTTCTGCCGCCCGCGACGGGTGTGGTGATCGGTGGCGTGGTGGTGGCTCCGAATGCGTCGGAGTTGATCTTGCCGATTGCGCTTGCGGTGCAGAACAAGCTGATGGTCAGTGACCTCGCGGCCACGTTCTCGGTGTACCCGTCGTTGTCCGGATCGGTCACCGAGGCGGCGCGCCAGTTGGTTCGTCACGACGATCTCGACTAGCCAGTTCTCACTGGTTGAGAAACCAGTTTCACATTTCGGTCACGCCCGCTAACGTTCGGTGTGGGCGCTGACCTGACGTGCCCTGATCGGTGACCACACTCATCACCTTCTGTCCTCGTAGTCTTCAGAATGTGTTGGAGTGAATCGAATGGTTGTCCTCAGTCCCCGGTACGAAGCGTCGCACGCACTCGCCAACGTGCGTGGGTCGGCCATCCGTGACCTGCTCAAGCTCACCGAACAGCCGAACGTGCTGAGCATGGCAGGCGGGCTTCCGGCAACGGAACTCATTCCCGCGCAACGGATCGCGGAATCGGCCGCCCGGATCATCGCCGACTCGACCGCTCTGCAGTACACCGTGAGCGCCGGTGTGTCGTCGTGTCGCGAGGTTGTCGCCGAATACACCGGCACCGACGACCCTGGGCGGGTGTTGCTGACGCACGGGTCGCAACAGGCACTGTTCTTGCTGGCGCACGCGCTGGTCAATCCAGGTGATCTGATCATCGTGGACGACCCTGTCTACGTGGGAGCTCTCCAGGTGTTCCAGTCGGTGCGGGCGCGGGTTCGCGCCTTGCCCATCACACCGAGTGGAATCGATGTCGACTTGCTCAGGGAGTGGCTGGAAGAGGGGGAGCGACCGCGAATGGTCCACACTGTCAGTAACTTCCACAATCCTGGTGGTGTGAGCGCGTCTGAGGAGAATCGCGTCGAGCTGGCCCGTTTGGCCGACGAATTCGGGTTCGTGGTGGTGGAAGATGATCCCTACGGCAAACTTCGCTTCTCGGGCGCAGAGGTGAGACCGATTGCTGCTCATAGTGATCGGGTGGTCCTGCTCGGTACTGCGTCCAAAGTTCTCGCGCCTGCACTGCGGGTGGGATGGATGAGCGGCCCGCCCGAACTGGTCGCATTGGTGGAGCGACTACGCCAGGGGGCTGATCTGTGTGGGTCTACCTTCAGCCAGTTGATGGTCGCAGATCTGCTGGCCGACCGAGAGTGGTTCTCCGGGCACATCGCTGATGTTTGCTCCGAGTATTCCTCTCGGGCAACTGCTTTGACCGAATCGCTGCAGCGGATGTTTGGCGAGGCGGCTCAGTTCACGGCTCCTGAGGGGGGCATGTTCTGCTGGGTTCGACTGCCGGGCATCGATACGACGGAGTTGCTACCTGCTGCGGTAGATGCCGGTATGGCGTTCGTTCCCGGCGCTGCGTTTGCTGTGGACGCCGACTTCAGGGACTGTCTCAGACTGAGTTTCGCCACACTCCCTCCTGATCAACTGGCCGAAGGGGTGCGGCGGTTGGCGGTCGCGTATGAGTCGATTCGATCGGTCCAGTAGTCGAACGCATGTTCGACAAAATCGAGTTTCGCTGATAGAATTGCCCTAAGCGTTCGACAGGCTGGGGGGCTTTTCGATGAGTGATTCGGTGACGGTGGATCCACCGTCGGTTCCGGTGTTGGTGGGGTTGTATCGCGATCTTGATGCGGTGCTGCAGCGGATTGCTGGTGCGTCAGCAGCTGATGTTGACGATGTGCAGGTTGCTGAGTTGGTGCGGGTGAACGAGAGAGTTGTTCGGGCACTGACCTTTCAAGGCCTCAAGCGGTTGCAGGAGGTGAACGACCGCGGCTTGTTCCGTAAGGCTGGTCATTCCACGTTGCACCGGTTTGTGATGAGTGAGCTGCGGGTCTCTCGTGGTGATGCCTCCTCGCGATTGAAAGCACTTGATGCTGCTGGTGTGTTGTTGTCGATGCAGGGCGAGGCGTTGCCCCCGAAATGTCCGGCCGCGGCGGAAGCGTTGGCCGAGGGTGCGATTGGGTTGGCGCATATGGATGTGATGCTCAAGGTCCGCGACCGCATTCCGCACAAGTCAGCGCCGGAAGTGTATGACGTGGTCGATACGTGGCTGACCGATAACGCCCGCACGTCGACTCCGACTGAGCTCGAAGTGTGTGGGCGGGAAGTGTTGGCCCGGGTTGATCCGGACGGATCGCTCACCGATGACGCCGACCGCAAACGCAACCGGGGTTTATCCGACGGTCCCCAAGGGTTGGACATGATGGCCAAAATTACCGGCAACCTCGACCCGGCAACGTTGGCCCTGTTTCGGACCGTGATGGACGTGTGGGCAGCACCCGGGATGAACAACCCTGATGACCCGAACTCACCCACCGGCGCCGCAGACGACCCGGCCATGGATCCAGCGATCATCGAGGCCGCGGCCGGCCGCGACACCCGTTCCCGCGCCCAACGTCAACACGACGCATTCAAAGCGATCTTGAAGACCATCCTCGAGTACAAACTGCTCGGCACCTCCCACCGTGGCCTGCCCATGCAGGTCATCATCACCATGACCAAACAACAGCTTGATGAGGCCGCCGGGATTGCCCACACCGCCTCAGGTGTTGACCTACCGGTCAAGGACGCTCTCGAACTCGCCGCCCGCTCGGATTGGTCGTTGGCAGTGTTCGCCAACCACTCCGCGGACGTGCTCTACTTCGCTCGGGCCAAACGCACTGCCCAGCAAGGCCAACGGATGGCGTTGTTCGCCAAAGACCGAGGCTGCACCAGCCCAGGCTGCCGCAACCCGATCTCCTGGACCGAAATTCATCACACCACCGCCTGGGTCGACGGCGGACACACCGACATCGACGAACTGGCCCCGGCGTGCATCCCGCATCACGCAATGATCGGGCCCGGCGAGGACCAGTGGCAGACGGTGATGGTCACCGACGGTCCCGACGCCGGCCGAGTCGCGTGGATCCCACCCACATACATCGACCCCGACCAACAACCACGCATCAACAGGGCTCACCACACCGACCACACCATCGAAGAGGCATGGCAGCGAATCATCGCCGAACGCCAAGCAACTCTCGACGAACGCGAACAACGCATGCAGATACAGCAACACAACCTGGCCGAGTCGATGGTAAGCCCAGATCTAGACGTCGCTGACGCGGGTGACTGCGAGAACCCGGCCGACCTACCAGAGCACTAGCGGCGACCAGCTTTGGTTACGACGGGTCGCGGCTGCGCTGGATGTCGCCCGGTCGTTGGTGTGTGTACCCGTGCGGGTCGCGCGAGAAGATGGGCGGCGGCCGTTCGTTGGCCAGGGATTCGACTACCTGGCTACGCCAAAACGGGAACAAGCAGCCGAACACGGCGGTGCAGCCACCTAACCGCGGACGGATCGGACGGAACCAGCGAGGACCGGTTAACGTCTAACCCCGAGCGAGGGGTCTAACGGGGGAGTGATCTGTGACAGACGAAGTGAAGTTCACCGATGCGCAGTGGGATGAGCTGGCAAGAGCCGCTGACGCATTTGCAACTGTGCTTGACCAAGAGGGTGGCCGATTAAGGGACGTGCTCGCCACAAACTGGGCGGGCTCTTGCAGTGAGGGCGTCGGCATTGTCGAGAACTTGAGGTTGCTTCTATATGGCGAAGGGCCTAGTTCCTTCAAAGGTGCAATTAATTCTGAAACCCTCTACTTAAGGCAGCTGGCGGTGCAATGTCGAGGCGCTGGGACCGAACTCGCAGTTAGTGACAGTGACGCAGAACAGCGCTTTCGCAATGCGACGTAGGCCCATAGCGTCAATCGCCCTGGTGTTGCTGCTTGCTGGATGCAGCCTAGATGTTCTTCCCGGGGACGTTGTGCACAGTGATGCGGTCGATGGGTGATTTGCCGTCGATGCCTGTGTGTGGTCTGTGGTGATTGTATTCATGGACCCAGTGTTGGTAGGTCGCGGCGCGGGCTTCGTCGGAGAGGTAGGTGTGGGCGTAGGCCCATTCTTGGTTGAGTGTTCGGTTGAATCGTTCAACCTTACCGTTGGTTTGCGGCCGGTATGGGCGGGTCCGTTTGTGCTTGATGGTCTCGCCGAGTGCTTGAGCGAATAGCGTTGAGCGGTAACAGGATCCGTTGTCGGTGAGTACTCGTTTGACGGTGATGTTGTGAAGGTTGAAGTAGGCGTTGGCGCGGATCCAAAACGCTGAGGCGGTCTCCTTCTTTTCGTCGCCGAGGATCTCTGAGTAGGCCAGCCGGGAGTGGTCGTCGACGGCGTGGTGGATGAATGCGTAGCCCAGGCCCTGTCGTTTGTTGTTGCGCTTGCCTTCTTGGCGTCCGAGTTTGCGGTGTCCGCCGCCGTGGGGAATCTTGCCCAGCTTTTTGATGTCGACGTGGATCAGGTCGCCCGGGGCGTCGTGCTCGTATCGGCGCGGTGTCGGTCGGCGGACCGCCAGGCCGGTGTTCTGGTCCAGATTCCGCAACAAGGGCATCGTGAAGCGTCGTAGGACCGCGCCGACGGTGCTGCGGGGCAGGTGCAGGTGGTAGGCGATGCGGTGCGGTCCCCAGCGGCGTGTGAAGCGCAGGTTGATGATTCGCCGTTCAGTCTTGCTCGGGGTACGTCCAGGGCTGTGGTGCGGGCGGCTGGAGCGGTCGACCATCGCCTTCTCGCCACCGACCCGGTACCGATCGGCCCACTTCTTGGCGGTGGTGGGCGAGCACTGAAACCGTTCGGCAGCTCGCCGGATCGTCCAACCGTCTACGACGATAGTTGTTGCGAGTTTCAATCTGCCCTTCGGAGCGAGCAAGGCATTAGCGTGGGACATGAGGACCTCTTGGTAGTCGCTGTAGTTGTGGTAACCACACCGATACCGGAGGTCCTCACCTATTTACTGGTGCCACACCGTTCACAACGTCCCTGGTCATTACACCTAGACGACAAAACTACGGACGCAGTCGCCGCTTCAGAGGTTCTGTCATCAAAGGTGGCTTCGACGAAGTCGACAATAGTGACCACGGAAAGCGTTGCAAAGCCCATTCCGCTGCCGTTCGAAAACCCCTTTCCGGATCGGTGGAACGATTACAACAACGGCTCGCCCTACGAACCTTGTGTCTCATTCTCGGATGAAGAGCTTGAACGATTCCATATTGATCCGACGGTTATCGAAGATGCTGCAATCGTGAACGGCCAAGGCATCCGTGGCTGTAGTTGGTTCATGCCCAACCGGTTCTCGTTAAGTAATCTGGTGACCAATTCTCGGTCGTTATCCGAGTATCGCGCGGGAACCGTTGAAAATGTGTGGAAGCCAGACATTGTGATAAATGGTCGAACCGTTGGGTTGTTCGAGGCAAATCACGAACGGAGCATAGCTTGCTCGACATACGTCCAGTCATTTTCTGCGGCTGTAGTTACTAACGTTGTCACGTCGACATCTGATGAAGGTCAGAAAATTGACGCTTGCAAGCTCGTCGAAGACTTCACGCGCGCATACATCGACAAGATCCCTGGCTAAAGCCCGCAAGGGAGTATGAGTGCGGACATGACTTTGGAGTTCAAGTCAGCGAGGCGCCTGGGGGCGGGCACTGGTGGGTAAGCGGCACTACTAGGCAAACGGCACTGACTAGGCATATAGCACTGACTAGGTGAATCGGGGGAGTTCATGGCGCCTAAGCCAATTGGGCAGACGGACTGGTTCGGGCACGCGATCGACGAGATACGGTCGGTGTGCGCCAGCATGGCGCCGAGTTCGGCGGAAGCAGACGCTGAAGCGATCAGGTTGATCGCGGCGAGGATCAGGGCAGCGTCGGACACCTACTACGCCACGCTGGGACGGCTGTACCCGGAAGGGGAGTTCCACGGTGAGTCGGTCACCGGCTCGCGGCACGCGACGATGGATGCGATTCGCCATATGGACGACTCCGCATCGGTGGGAATGCAGATAGCGGACCAGATCTCGGCCATCTCAAAAATCCTGTCGCAGACTCAGGGCAGCGTCGCAGACCTCGATGCCCAGTACAGCGGCAACGCTGCGAGTGTCGCCCGGCAGGTACT is a window from the Williamsia sp. DF01-3 genome containing:
- a CDS encoding PLP-dependent aminotransferase family protein, with translation MVVLSPRYEASHALANVRGSAIRDLLKLTEQPNVLSMAGGLPATELIPAQRIAESAARIIADSTALQYTVSAGVSSCREVVAEYTGTDDPGRVLLTHGSQQALFLLAHALVNPGDLIIVDDPVYVGALQVFQSVRARVRALPITPSGIDVDLLREWLEEGERPRMVHTVSNFHNPGGVSASEENRVELARLADEFGFVVVEDDPYGKLRFSGAEVRPIAAHSDRVVLLGTASKVLAPALRVGWMSGPPELVALVERLRQGADLCGSTFSQLMVADLLADREWFSGHIADVCSEYSSRATALTESLQRMFGEAAQFTAPEGGMFCWVRLPGIDTTELLPAAVDAGMAFVPGAAFAVDADFRDCLRLSFATLPPDQLAEGVRRLAVAYESIRSVQ
- a CDS encoding phospho-sugar mutase, which codes for MSHLDKVQAWIDADPDPATSRELQTLDSDSIAERFSDTLHFGTAGLRGPVRAGPMGMNVAVVTKATAGVGQWLIDHGHRGAAVVVGRDARHGSEQFFHATTEVLAAQGFDVVALPDPGPTPLVAFAVRDLGAAAGIQITASHNPPADNGYKVYLDGGAQLVPPADNEIEQLIGHTGAASSIARLPVDPDSRADANTERYLARLGSRFGTRRSDLKVALTAMHGVGGKLAVEALRRAGFTKVVVVPEQQHPDPDFPTATFPNPEEPGAADLLLDLADDIDADLAIALDPDADRCAVGALVEGSWRMLTGDETGALLGADILASRNTVAGTGSSPLVASTIVSGSLLSKIAAAAGARHATTLTGFKWLVRAGEGLVYAYEEAIGHCVDPEAVRDKDGISAAVALCVLADDLARSSRTLAQRLDELFELHGVHRTGQYSLRVDDLDRIAEIMRSLRHDPPSELAGVVVAMEDFLFRPPSQSTDPSQSTDAVQFTGTTDTGTIRVIARPSGTEPKLKFYLEVTESPGRPLGDAHAAAQRRLAQLTDEVSALTNAGHR
- a CDS encoding purine-nucleoside phosphorylase; its protein translation is MDPSTDPRASAQTAAAAIAQQSGLDNHDVAVVLGSGWAPAADALGAAETSIPMATLPGFTPPSAEGHSGTVHSLHIGGKSVLVLLGRTHAYEGHPLANVVHAVRTAAAAGVRTLVLTNAAGGLRSDMTVGQPVLISDHLNLTGRSPLVGAQFVDLVNAYSPRLRGIAQSVDPSLAEGVYAGLPGPHYETPAEINMLRVIGADLVGMSTVHETIAARAEKLEVLGISLVTNLAAGITGEPLDHEEVLEVGRASATRMGHLLAQVIEKI
- a CDS encoding enoyl-CoA hydratase/isomerase family protein yields the protein MPYVTTADVVHTLHLGAGETEASEANPENRFTMDWLDAVNGLLDEVAAATPGALVITGAGKFFSNGLDVDYIGANADKLPAYLDRVHALYVRVLTFPQPTVAAINGHAFGAGAMLALCADHRIMRTERGFWSLPEVLLGMPFTVGMASLLRTRLPDATAIEAMTTGRRYGALDAAEAGIVEQTAAIDDLLTEASGVAAGRATVAGPTLAVIKQGLRAPLLTDLERPTPASLIG
- a CDS encoding amidohydrolase, with translation MAEIEKRADRAVRAVAGDLVELSHSLHAEPELAFAEHRSVSKITDLLDDHGFIVDVGVADLPTAFTATYGSGDLVVGLCAEYDALPGIGHACGHNVIAAAAVGAARGLAEIADELGITVLVLGTPAEETGGGKITMAEAGVFDSVAMALMVHPGTADEVACSSLALADLAIRYTGVESHASAAPERGRNAADAATIAQVSLGLLRQHLRRGQQLHGMISVGGSAPNIVAGHSELLYYLRARDEASLLDLSERAEGCFAAGAIATGCTHEVSTVSPTYLELRHDPRLLGAYRDAITDLGREVLPPSVEGVRPLGSTDMGNISHMLPSIHPLIGIDSDGARTHEVEFAAAAASASADQAVVDGAMALTRTAATAALDGRWRDELLEAHERRIGQRPQMMSKSQIVGNR
- a CDS encoding gamma-glutamylcyclotransferase; translated protein: MPIYAAYGSNMHPEQMLERAPHSPMAGTGWLTGWRLTFGGGDIGWEGALATVTEDRDDPDARVFVVLYDVTEDDESSLDRWEGSELGIHRKIRARVDTADGPVLAWLYVLDAFEGGLPSARYLGVMAEAAEIAGAPSDYVHQLRLRESRNVGPGPE